A window from Gallus gallus isolate bGalGal1 chromosome 5, bGalGal1.mat.broiler.GRCg7b, whole genome shotgun sequence encodes these proteins:
- the LOC423240 gene encoding uncharacterized protein LOC423240 — MAEDSPKRRKANFNEAETEVLIEQVLKHERLLFAAGPGRASPGQKRKVWELIRHKVNPVAACPRDVEDLKKRWRDLKRRDRSKLCRLSQGSGPPGPAAALGLGLLLAPEELPPSAAPPRRRHHHHHHLHPRAYGSLLHAEAVPIVGGIDTLELPGAAVGEMGFNDDPGPSHQPGLEKMNLKEEIVVKVVEPEESSEDIAVVPPSQEQLPYLGTSGGASSGKVKAKSKGRSQADQIRITEADLLQIQQTQMQVIQSGFDSVNHNLRLLQQGMQDLSNSLSIMAHTLVAIKNVYVKNNTGPAMYTTASTQTTAGYLSPGSPQVSPTEDRGQVQMAGSSSRSSSCSSSSTSQEPGPSEFPRPPLRTIKKEHPNGCYYFCFADM, encoded by the exons ATGGCCGAGGACTCGCCCAAGCGGCGCAAGGCCAACTTCAACGAGGCGGAGACGGAGGTGCTGATCGAGCAGGTGCTGAAGCACGAGCGGCTGCTGttcgcggcggggccgggccgcgcctCCCCGGGCCAGAAGCGGAAGGTGTGGGAGCTGATCCGGCACAAGGTGAACCCGGTGGCCGCCTGCCCCCGCGACGTGGAGGACCTGAAGAAGCGCTGGCGGGACCTGAAGCGCCGCGACCGCAGCAAGCTGTGCCGCTTGTCTCAGGGCAGCGGGCCGCcaggccccgccgccgccctcgGCCTCGGCCTCCTGCTGGCCCCCGAGGAGCTGCCGCCCAGCGCCgcgcccccccgccgccgccaccaccaccaccaccacctgcaCCCCCGCGCCTACGGTTCCCTGCTGCACGCCGAGGCCGTGCCCATCGTGGGCGGCATCGACACGCTGGAGCTGCCCGGCGCCGCCGTGGGGGAGATGG GATTTAACGATGATCCCGGCCCATCTCATCAACCCGGTCTTGAGAAGATGAACCTAAAAGAAGAGATAGTGGTGAAAGTGGTAGAGCCGGAAGAAAGCTCTGAGGACATAGCAGTGGTCCCACCTagccaggagcagctgcctTATTTGGGGACATCGGGTGGTGCTTCCTCAGGGAAGGTAAAAGCCAAATCAAAAGGCAGATCCCAGGCAGACCAAATCAGAATAACTGAAGCGGACCTATTGCAGATTCAGCAGACCCAGATGCAGGTGATCCAGTCTGGCTTTGACAGCGTCAACCACAATCTTCGGCTGCTGCAGCAAGGCATGCAGGATCTGAGTAACAGCCTCAGCATCATGGCACATACACTTGTTGCTATCAAAAACGTCTACGTGAAAAACAACACTGGCCCAGCTATGTACACCACTGCCTCTACACAGACCACGGCCGGGTACCTGAGCCCGGGCTCTCCCCAGGTTTCCCCCACCGAGGACAGAGGCCAGGTGCAgatggctgggagcagcagcaggagcagcagctgcagttccAGCTCTACATCCCAGGAACCAGGTCCTTCAGAGTTCCCCAGGCCCCCCCTGAGAACCATTAAGAAAGAACATCCAAATGGCTGCTActacttctgctttgcagacatGTAA